In Betaproteobacteria bacterium, the genomic window TCGGCCTTCCGATCTTCTCGCCGTGAGCGAACGACGCCTGGGCGAACTCACCGACAGCCACCTCCGTATCCTGGCCCAGGAGGGCGTCATTTCGGCCGCCTTGCGCGACGCTGCTCTGGCCGTACAGCTCAATCCCCGCGACACGCCCCTGCCGCCGCCAGCGGTCTCCTTCGTCGAGCGCAAGGCGGTCAATGCCGCCCGTTCCGTGCTGGCGGACTATCTCGACGTGGACAATCTCTACGCCCTCGACCGCTACGATCTTACGGCCCGCGCCACCCTGGATGCGGAGGCCCAGAACGGCGTGACGCGCTTCCTGGCCAGCCTGCGCGAAGAAACGGTGCTCAAATGCCTGGGTTTGAAGAGCGAGCGCCTGTTGCTGCGCGGCGATCCGACTGAAGTGCGCTTCAGCTTCACCCTGTTCGAGGCCACCGCCCAGGGCAATCTGCTGCGGGTCCAGGCGGACAACGTGGATCAGCCCCTGGACATCAACGTGGGGACCAAGCTCGATCTGGGGTCGAGCGCCAAGTTCCGTACCCTGGTGAGCTACCTGGAAGTCGTCGCCGACCTGCATCGGCGCTACGGCAGCCTGACGCCGGAGGATCTGCGCAAGCTGCGTCCGGAAGGCAGCGACCCCTTGACCCGCTGGGCCATCGAGCACCTGCTGCGCAGCGAGGACAGGAGCCTCCCGGCCCTGCTCGATGCCGCTTTGAACCGGCGCTATTCCGCCGACCCCAAGGAAACTTTTTTCACTGGCGGCGGCTTGCACAGTTTCCAGAATTTCAAGCGCGAGGACGATGCCAAAGTGCCTACGGTCGAAGAGGCCCTGGAGCAATCGATCAACCTCTCCTTCGTGCGCATCATGCGCGACGTGGTCCATTACCACGCCTACGAAGCCGAAGATGCTCCGGGGGCGGAACTGCGCAGGGACGAGGAAAGGGCGCGCCGCAGCTTCCTCAGCCGCTTTGCCGACCAGGAGGGCAGGGCCTTCCTGGCCCATTTCTTCCGCAAATACCGCGGTACGGCGCCGGAGGATCTATTGCCGGCCCTGGTTTCCGACCTGCGCCCCCTGCCGAGTCGTCTGGCAGCAGCGTTCCTTGGTGTGGAGCCCCAGGCGGACTTTGCCTCCTTCAGCGCCTTCATGAACGCCCAGCTCGGAGACCGGGCGGGCAGCGAGGCGCAACTCAGGAAGCTCTACTCCACCTACGCCCCCCTGCGCCTGAATCTCTCCGACCAGGGCTACCTGGCCCGTGTGCACCCGCTCGAACTGTGGCTGGTGGGTTATCTCAAGCAGAACCCGAAAGCAGGTTTCGACCAGGTCGTCGCGGCCAGCGTGCAGCAGCGGCAGGAGGCCTATCGCTGGCTGCTCAACTCCCGCTTCCGGCGCGCCCAGGATGTGCGCATCCGTATCGCCCTGGAAGTGGCGGCCTTCGAGCGCATCGCCGCGAGCTGGAAGCGGGTGGGTTATCCCTTCGATCGACTGGTCCCCTCCTATGCCACCTCCATCGGCAGTTCGGCCGATCGGCCGGCGGCCCTGGCGGAATTGATGGGTATCGTGGTGGGCGGCGGTATTCGCCAGGCGACGGTCCGGGTGGACGAGCTGCGTTTCGCCAGTGGCACCCCCTTCGAGACCCAGTTGCTGTGGACACCGCGCGCGGGGACGCGCGTGATGCCCGTCGAAGTGGCCGCTGCCGCCCGCAAGGCGCTTCTGCGGGTGGTCAATAGCGGCACTGCGCGCCGTCTCAAGGATACTTATCGTGGACCCGACGACAAGCCGCTCCTGGTTGGGGGCAAGACCGGGACCGGGGACCATCGCTTCGACGTGATCGGTGCCGGAGGGCAGATCAAGTCCTCCCGGGTGGTCAATCGGGCGGCGACCTTCGTCTTTTACCTGGGGGAGCGTTTTTTCGGAACCGTGACTGCCTTCGTCCCCGGCGAGCAGGCGGCGGGTTACGATTTCACCTCGGCCCTGCCGGTGCAGGTATTCAAGGAGATGGAGCCCCTGCTGCGTCCCCTGGTCTCGGGCAAGCCCGGTGCCGGTCAGCCCCGTTGTCCGGCGTGATGGAGGAGTGTGTATGGCGCTTTATCTGAGCGAGGAAGACGTCCGTCAGGTTTTGACGACGGCGATGGCCCTGGAAGCCGTCGAGTCGGCCCATCGCGAGTTGTCCCTCGGCCAGGCGCAGGACACGCCGCGGGCCAGGACGCGCCTGCCGGGCACCACGCTGCACGTCTTGCACGGCGCCCTGCCCGAGCAGGGCGTTATCGGCTACAAGGCCTACACCAGCAATCGCAGCGGAAACCGGTTCTTTGTGCACCTCTTCGACGCGGGAACCGGCATTCCTCTGGCGACGATATCGGCCGACCGCCTCGGCATGGTGCGCACCGGCGCGGCGAGCGGGCTGGCCACACGGCTCCTGGCGCGTCCTGAAAGCCGGGTGCTGGGCCTGTTCGGTGCCGGGTGGCAGGCGGAGGGACACCTGGAGGCCGTCTGCGCTCAGAGGCCCATCGAGGAAGTCCGCGTGTATGCCCGCCGGGCGGATCGTCTGGCCGACTTCTGCGCCCGCATGGGTGAGCGCCTCGGCGTCCGCGTCGTCCCTGCGCCGTCGCCGGAAGCCGTGGTCCGTGAGGCCGACGTTCTGGGAACGGTGACCACCGCTGCAAGCCCCCTCTTCGAGGCCGCCTGGCTGGCGCCCGGGACGCACATCAACGCTGCCGGTTCCAATGCCCTGATCCGGCGCGAGTTGTCCGAGGAGGCCATCCGGCGGGCGGCCCTGATCTGCGTCGATGCCGTGCCGACCGCCCTGGCCGAGGCCGGCGATCTGCTGCCGCCGCTGGACAAGGGCAGGCTCCATTCCCGGCAGTTGGTCGAATTGGGAGATATCGTCGTGGGGCGGCGTGCAGGGCGTATTTCGCCCCTCGATATCACGCTTTTCGAGTCCCAGGGCCTGGCCATCCAGGACTTGGCCCTCGCCGTGCGGGTTCTCGCGGCGGCGCAACAGAAAGGCCTGGGGTCGCCGCTGCCCGGCGGATGAAATTTGACTATGTTGAGAAGCCCGCGTAAGAATAGCGGTTAAATAGTTGTATTTCGGCCTCTTGCGCTGAAAAAACATAGAAGGAAAAGGGGGCATGGGTAAATCGGGTTTCTGGAAGACCGACTGGTTTCTCGGCGTGGTGGTGACGGTGCTCATGCTCGTCGCCAATGGCTCCGACCTGGTACAGAGTCTGGAGCGCAAGGCTTACGACATGGGCGTGAACAAGTCCAGCCGTACGCCCTCCGACCGGGTTGCCGTGGTGGCCATAGACGACTACAGCATCGCCAATATCGGCCGCTGGCCCTGGCCGCGGGACGTCCACGCCCGCTTTGCCGACCTCATGGCCACTGCCCAGGCCAAGGCGGTCGGCAATACCGTCTTCTTCTATGAACCGGAAGTCTCCCCCGGTTACGCCTATATCACCAAGCTGACCGACATCGTCAATCAGGCCGCGGCCGAGGGGGCGCCAGCCAGCGGCGAACTGGAGAAAATCGCGGCGGTGCTCAAGGAAGCCGAGGGCGCCCTCAACACCGACCGCCAGTTGGCGGAGAGCTACGCCAAGACGGGCACCATCCTGCTGCCCCTCACTTTCCAGTTGGGTGAGGCCCGCGGCAGGCCCGACAAACCCCTGCCGGATTACGTGGTGGCCAACCGAGTTCCCCAGGTTACTCCGGGCAGCGGTTTTGCGCTGCCGGGCATGCAGGTCCAGTATCCCTTCGAAGCCATCGGCGCCAAGGCGGCCGCGGTGGGCCATCTCAATGCCAATCCGGACGTCGACGGCGGAATCCGCGCCGAGCCTTTGGTGGTGCAGTACTTCGACCAGTATTACCCCGCCCTCTCGTTGATGATCGCCGCCAAGAGCCTCAACCTCGGTCCGGCCGACATTCGCGTGCAACTGGGCGAGGAAGTGCGTCTCGGCAATCTGCGCATCGCCACCGGTCCGGCCACCGAGATGAATACCTTCTTCTACAAGGACGTCGATGGTCACCCGGCCTTCCAGGTGGACTCCTTCTACGACGTGCTCGCCGGCAAGATTCCCGCCGCCAAGTACGCCGGCAAGATCGTCCTGGTCGGAGCAACGGCGGCTGGGGTCGGAACGCCCCAGGTGACCCCGATTTCACCTGCCATGCCCCCGGTTCTTACCTTGGCGCATTCCGTGTCCAGCATCCTGCAGGAACACTTCTTCGTGACGCCGGCCTGGGGCGGCGCGGCGACCTTGGGGGCCTTCCTGCTGGTGGCGGTTTATCTGATCGCCTTCCTGCCGCGGCTTTCTGCGGCCCTGGGAGCGGCGGCCACGGCGCTGCTTCTCATTCTGCTCATCGGGACGCACTTCGGCCTCATGGTCGGTTCCGGCATGTGGATTCAGCTCATGGGCGCTGCCTCGCTCCTGGTGGTAGGGCATCTTCTCCTGACCACCAAGCGCTACCTGATGACCGAGCGCGGCAAACAGAAATCCGATACCGAGTCCGCCGAATCGAACCGCATGCTGGGCCTCGCCTTCCAGGGGCAGGGCCAGCTCGACATGGCTTTCGACAAGTTCCGCAAGTGTCCGATGGACGACGGACTGATGGAAAACCTCTACAACCTCGCCCTGGACTACGAGCGCAAGCGCCAGTTCAACAAGGCCGAGGCGGTTTTCCGTTACATGGCCGATTTCAACCCCAAGTTCCGCGATTTGCAGCAGCGCATCACCAAGGCCAAGCAGATGTCGGAGACGGTCATGCTGGGCGGCAGCCGTGGTCAGGCTGCAAGCGGCACCGTGATCCTGGGAGACGGCCAGGTGGAAAAGCCCATGCTGGGCCGCTATCAGGTCGAAAAGGAACTGGGCAAGGGGGCCATGGGCGTGGTGTACCTGGGGCGCGATCCCAAGATCAACCGGGTCGTCGCCATCAAGACTATGGCTCTGGCCCAGGAGTTCGCCGAGGACGAACTGGCCGAAGTCAAGGAGCGCTTCTTCCGCGAGGCGGAAACCGCAGGTCGGCTCAATCACCCCAACATCGTCACCATCTTCGATGCGGGTGAGGAGCACGATCTGGCCTACATCGCCATGGAGTTCCTCAAGGGCAAGGACCTGGTCGTCGCCACCAAGGCGGCCGGGCTGCTGCCCCTGCCGCAGGTGCTCTCCGTCGTTGCGCGGGTGGCCGAAGCCCTCGATTACGCCCACCAGAACAACGTCGTCCACCGCGACATCAAGCCGGCCAACATCATGTACGAGCCCGAGGGGGATCAGGTCAAGGTGACCGACTTCGGGATCGCGCGCATCACAGATTCTTCGAAGACCAAGACCGGTATGGTTCTTGGGACACCTTCCTACATGTCGCCCGAGCAACTGGCCGGCAAGAAGGTGGACGGCCGCTCCGACCTCTATTCCCTGGGGGTTACCCTGTTCCAGATGTGCTGCGGCCAATTGCCCTTCGTCGGGGAATCCATGGCCCAGCTCATGTACAAGATCGCCAACGAGCCGGCGCCCGAAGCGGCATCGGTCAATGGCGCGATTTCGCCCGAACTCAACGCGGTCATCGCCCGCAGCATGGCCAAGGATCCGGACGAACGCTACCAGCGCGGCAACGACCTCGCTGCCGATCTGCGGGCCTGTCTGGCCGGGTCCGGGCGGGCCTCGCCCGACCAGACCGGCAACGCCGGCGACGTCGATATCACGCTTTAGGGAACGGGGACGATGAAATTGGCTGAAGTGCTGGAAGTAGTGACCCGCAGCGATCCCGGGGTCGTGCGCTCGCACAACGAGGATGCGGTATTCGGCAGCGCCGATCACGGTCTCGCCATCCTGGCGGACGGCATGGGCGGCTACAACGCCGGTGAGGTGGCCAGTGGCATGGCGACCACCTTGCTGTCCTCCAATCTTACCGGTCTGGTCCAGACGTGCAGCCCCCAGGTGCTTGATGAGGAGACCGGCAAGCGCCTGTCCCACCGTCACATCCGCGAGCAGGTGGCCGGGACCAACGAGGCGATATACAACGCTGCCCAGAGCCAGCCCCAGTACGCGGGGATGGGTACGACGCTCGTCATGGCCTGGTTCTACGACAATCTGGTCACCGTGGCCCACATCGGCGATTCGCGCCTCTACCGTCTGCGCGGCGACGAATTCCAGCAGGTTACCCGGGACCATTCGCTCCTGCAGGAGCAGATCGACAGCGGCCTCATCACCGCGGAAGACGCCAAATATTCCCAGAACAAGAATCTCGTCACCCGGGCCCTGGGCGTCGATCCCGAGGTGGAACCCGAAGTCCGCGACTATGACGTGGAACCCGGCGACATCTATCT contains:
- a CDS encoding transglycosylase domain-containing protein, encoding MNNAGTPREVRRDGRRRGFSPLRWLFRITLILALAAAIAVWIEMRESWLQSRLFSEWAQGADFRVEPGANPDLWLPAEGPYDQRLGYAQLRVALPKLAAAGFEVSAQARQSERFRQITGRGLNPIYREKSQAGLTVLDRKGETLYSTLYPQRQYERFEAIPSIVVASLLFIENRELLDSEHPRRNPAVEWDRFGRALIGQAVRAVDPEGAGRAGGSTLATQIEKFRHSPGGRTHGPEEKLRQMASASLRAYHGGVETLETRRRIVLDFVNSVPLGAVPGVGEVNGLGDGLWAWYGRDFGEANRALVAAQESPFAAAAPFKEALSLFIAQRRPSDLLAVSERRLGELTDSHLRILAQEGVISAALRDAALAVQLNPRDTPLPPPAVSFVERKAVNAARSVLADYLDVDNLYALDRYDLTARATLDAEAQNGVTRFLASLREETVLKCLGLKSERLLLRGDPTEVRFSFTLFEATAQGNLLRVQADNVDQPLDINVGTKLDLGSSAKFRTLVSYLEVVADLHRRYGSLTPEDLRKLRPEGSDPLTRWAIEHLLRSEDRSLPALLDAALNRRYSADPKETFFTGGGLHSFQNFKREDDAKVPTVEEALEQSINLSFVRIMRDVVHYHAYEAEDAPGAELRRDEERARRSFLSRFADQEGRAFLAHFFRKYRGTAPEDLLPALVSDLRPLPSRLAAAFLGVEPQADFASFSAFMNAQLGDRAGSEAQLRKLYSTYAPLRLNLSDQGYLARVHPLELWLVGYLKQNPKAGFDQVVAASVQQRQEAYRWLLNSRFRRAQDVRIRIALEVAAFERIAASWKRVGYPFDRLVPSYATSIGSSADRPAALAELMGIVVGGGIRQATVRVDELRFASGTPFETQLLWTPRAGTRVMPVEVAAAARKALLRVVNSGTARRLKDTYRGPDDKPLLVGGKTGTGDHRFDVIGAGGQIKSSRVVNRAATFVFYLGERFFGTVTAFVPGEQAAGYDFTSALPVQVFKEMEPLLRPLVSGKPGAGQPRCPA
- a CDS encoding ornithine cyclodeaminase family protein, producing the protein MALYLSEEDVRQVLTTAMALEAVESAHRELSLGQAQDTPRARTRLPGTTLHVLHGALPEQGVIGYKAYTSNRSGNRFFVHLFDAGTGIPLATISADRLGMVRTGAASGLATRLLARPESRVLGLFGAGWQAEGHLEAVCAQRPIEEVRVYARRADRLADFCARMGERLGVRVVPAPSPEAVVREADVLGTVTTAASPLFEAAWLAPGTHINAAGSNALIRRELSEEAIRRAALICVDAVPTALAEAGDLLPPLDKGRLHSRQLVELGDIVVGRRAGRISPLDITLFESQGLAIQDLALAVRVLAAAQQKGLGSPLPGG
- a CDS encoding CHASE2 domain-containing protein; translation: MGKSGFWKTDWFLGVVVTVLMLVANGSDLVQSLERKAYDMGVNKSSRTPSDRVAVVAIDDYSIANIGRWPWPRDVHARFADLMATAQAKAVGNTVFFYEPEVSPGYAYITKLTDIVNQAAAEGAPASGELEKIAAVLKEAEGALNTDRQLAESYAKTGTILLPLTFQLGEARGRPDKPLPDYVVANRVPQVTPGSGFALPGMQVQYPFEAIGAKAAAVGHLNANPDVDGGIRAEPLVVQYFDQYYPALSLMIAAKSLNLGPADIRVQLGEEVRLGNLRIATGPATEMNTFFYKDVDGHPAFQVDSFYDVLAGKIPAAKYAGKIVLVGATAAGVGTPQVTPISPAMPPVLTLAHSVSSILQEHFFVTPAWGGAATLGAFLLVAVYLIAFLPRLSAALGAAATALLLILLIGTHFGLMVGSGMWIQLMGAASLLVVGHLLLTTKRYLMTERGKQKSDTESAESNRMLGLAFQGQGQLDMAFDKFRKCPMDDGLMENLYNLALDYERKRQFNKAEAVFRYMADFNPKFRDLQQRITKAKQMSETVMLGGSRGQAASGTVILGDGQVEKPMLGRYQVEKELGKGAMGVVYLGRDPKINRVVAIKTMALAQEFAEDELAEVKERFFREAETAGRLNHPNIVTIFDAGEEHDLAYIAMEFLKGKDLVVATKAAGLLPLPQVLSVVARVAEALDYAHQNNVVHRDIKPANIMYEPEGDQVKVTDFGIARITDSSKTKTGMVLGTPSYMSPEQLAGKKVDGRSDLYSLGVTLFQMCCGQLPFVGESMAQLMYKIANEPAPEAASVNGAISPELNAVIARSMAKDPDERYQRGNDLAADLRACLAGSGRASPDQTGNAGDVDITL
- a CDS encoding Stp1/IreP family PP2C-type Ser/Thr phosphatase, with amino-acid sequence MKLAEVLEVVTRSDPGVVRSHNEDAVFGSADHGLAILADGMGGYNAGEVASGMATTLLSSNLTGLVQTCSPQVLDEETGKRLSHRHIREQVAGTNEAIYNAAQSQPQYAGMGTTLVMAWFYDNLVTVAHIGDSRLYRLRGDEFQQVTRDHSLLQEQIDSGLITAEDAKYSQNKNLVTRALGVDPEVEPEVRDYDVEPGDIYLLCSDGLNDMVEDEEIAMTLQSLASNLPLAGDQLIQMANDNGGKDNVSVILVKVRGDFAAPRGWWQRFLAWFK